From one Peptoniphilaceae bacterium AMB_02 genomic stretch:
- the efp gene encoding elongation factor P gives MISPNDFRKGMTFEMDGDVFQVIDFQHVKPGKGAAFVRAKIRSVMSGGTRDTTFNPSDRYPLARIENKEMQYLYNDDQLYYFMDNETYEQLPIDKVLVEEAMQYIKENDTATIRFYQGKAFDVSPPNFVELEVVETEPGVKGDTATGATKSAKVETGAVLQVPLFVNNGDIIKIDTRTNEYLSRV, from the coding sequence ATGATTTCACCTAATGATTTTAGAAAAGGTATGACATTTGAAATGGACGGAGACGTATTTCAAGTTATAGATTTCCAACATGTAAAGCCGGGAAAAGGCGCAGCATTTGTTCGTGCGAAAATAAGATCTGTCATGAGTGGAGGGACCAGAGACACCACTTTTAATCCGAGTGACAGATATCCACTAGCTCGAATTGAAAACAAAGAGATGCAGTACTTATACAATGACGATCAACTCTACTACTTTATGGACAATGAAACATATGAACAATTACCTATTGATAAAGTTTTAGTCGAAGAAGCTATGCAGTATATAAAAGAGAATGATACTGCTACAATTAGATTTTATCAAGGTAAGGCTTTTGATGTAAGTCCACCGAACTTTGTAGAATTGGAAGTTGTTGAAACTGAACCGGGAGTAAAAGGTGACACTGCAACAGGAGCTACAAAATCAGCTAAGGTTGAAACCGGTGCAGTACTACAAGTTCCGTTATTTGTTAATAATGGAGACATAATAAAAATAGATACTCGTACAAATGAATATCTATCAAGAGTTTAA